One region of Mesotoga infera genomic DNA includes:
- a CDS encoding glycosyl transferase family 1, with product MKVLVIGYGHTKNDKRVARTVDVFRECGFVHYQYWEDVEGRDKDEQWTNVRYYPLNRDFMKGPGRYVKRLHFDREILRLVREKDYDLAYFHFSPASMPLKIFCEVKKRGKKLIYDLHEIMPEQRLPERASLFKPIMWKILRKQFALCDGLVFASEDASDYMFQRTKQFTKRFILPNYANDFGSVAFKKHRKDEIIVVGGTQRDVSISEELVKRLKDEFRIISIGMKWSAADENIPFLKYEQMMKRISRALFTLIAFHSRSDLYYKNDIYSLPHKFYDSLAAGTPLIVAKRFASMRRIVERTGTGLVLDLIQEPEKDFAEISNALNSYEEFLINLERYHDDFVWDKSKKDNFIRFAEETCGVSEGS from the coding sequence ATGAAAGTATTGGTGATAGGTTATGGACACACCAAGAATGATAAAAGGGTTGCAAGAACAGTAGATGTATTTCGAGAGTGCGGATTCGTTCACTATCAGTACTGGGAAGATGTAGAAGGAAGAGACAAGGATGAACAATGGACCAACGTCAGGTATTACCCGTTAAACAGGGATTTTATGAAGGGTCCTGGAAGATATGTGAAGAGACTGCACTTTGATCGAGAAATCCTTAGGCTAGTTCGCGAAAAGGATTACGATTTGGCATACTTTCATTTTTCGCCTGCTTCAATGCCACTAAAGATATTCTGCGAAGTCAAGAAAAGAGGGAAGAAGTTAATCTATGATCTTCATGAGATCATGCCAGAACAGCGACTTCCTGAGAGAGCTTCACTTTTCAAACCAATCATGTGGAAAATCCTTAGGAAACAGTTTGCTCTTTGTGACGGACTCGTCTTTGCGTCAGAAGATGCATCCGATTACATGTTTCAAAGAACTAAGCAGTTCACGAAACGATTCATTCTTCCAAATTACGCAAACGATTTTGGTAGTGTGGCCTTCAAGAAGCATAGGAAAGATGAGATCATAGTTGTGGGGGGTACTCAGAGAGACGTCTCTATCTCTGAAGAGCTTGTAAAAAGGCTTAAGGACGAGTTCAGGATAATTTCTATTGGCATGAAATGGTCAGCTGCTGATGAGAACATTCCATTCTTGAAGTATGAGCAGATGATGAAAAGGATATCAAGAGCTCTGTTTACTTTGATCGCTTTTCATAGCAGATCAGACCTATACTATAAGAACGACATTTATTCGCTTCCTCATAAATTTTACGATTCGCTTGCAGCAGGCACACCTCTTATAGTTGCGAAGAGATTTGCTTCAATGAGAAGAATAGTTGAAAGAACAGGGACAGGACTGGTTCTAGATCTTATTCAAGAACCCGAAAAAGACTTTGCAGAGATAAGTAATGCTCTGAACTCCTATGAAGAATTCCTTATCAATCTGGAGCGTTATCACGATGATTTCGTATGGGACAAGAGCAAAAAGGACAATTTCATCCGGTTTGCAGAAGAAACCTGCGGGGTATCAGAGGGTTCTTGA
- a CDS encoding glycosyltransferase, whose amino-acid sequence MHIIVSGLEKFARLNPSKKICWTHIGSGPLITQLLDEARILDGRSNIHYKLLGRLDHEQVFSYFENNPVDVLINTSSSEGLPVSIMEAMSFGIPIIATDVGGTSELVTDKTGVLIPGDCSAEDVSEALNSISKKSRSTDFRIEVRNAWKSKVNAQENFTNFAEQLNSISEHKTD is encoded by the coding sequence ATCCATATTATAGTCTCTGGTCTCGAGAAGTTTGCCCGTTTAAATCCCTCAAAGAAGATCTGCTGGACTCATATTGGTTCTGGCCCGTTAATTACTCAATTATTAGATGAAGCGAGGATTCTGGATGGCAGAAGCAATATTCATTACAAACTTCTAGGGCGCTTAGATCATGAACAGGTTTTCTCCTATTTCGAGAATAACCCAGTTGATGTTTTGATCAACACCAGTTCATCCGAAGGTCTCCCGGTATCCATAATGGAGGCCATGAGTTTTGGAATCCCAATAATTGCAACAGACGTAGGAGGGACTTCGGAGCTGGTTACTGATAAGACTGGGGTCCTGATTCCAGGCGATTGTTCTGCTGAAGATGTCTCTGAGGCCCTGAATAGCATTTCAAAGAAGTCAAGGAGCACTGACTTCAGAATCGAGGTCAGAAATGCTTGGAAAAGTAAAGTAAATGCTCAAGAAAACTTCACGAATTTTGCGGAGCAGCTTAACTCGATCTCTGAGCATAAAACTGATTAG